Proteins from a single region of Streptomyces sp. Tu 3180:
- a CDS encoding nitrite/sulfite reductase → MAATPQKPAAATPRRKVSRHRGEGQWAVGHFTPLNGNEQFKKDDDGLNVRTRIETIYSKRGFDSIDPSDLRGRMRWWGLYTQRKPGIDGGKTAVLEPEELDDEYFMLRVRIDGGALTTRQLRVIGEISQEFARGTADITDRQNVQYHWIRIEDVPEIWDRLEGVGLSTVTACGDTPRVMIGSPVAGIAEDEIIDGTPALEEMKRRVLNNKAYSNLPRKFKTAISGSPALDVVHEINDVAFVGVRHPEHGPGFDLWVGGGLSTNPKLGVRLGAWVPLEDVPDVYEGVLSIFRDYGYRRLRNRARLKFLVADWGAEKFRQVLEDEYLGRRLTDGPAPEQPVQQWRDHIGVHRQKDGRFYVGFAPRVGRVDGTTLTKIADLAEAHGSGRVRTTVEQKMIVLDVEEDRVDSLVESLEALDLSARPSPFRRGTMACTGIEFCKLAIVETKARGASLIDELERRIPDFDEPITINLNGCPNACARIQVADIGLKGQLVLDDEGRQVEGYQVHLGGALGLQAGFGRKVRGLKVTADELPDYVERVLKRFQAEREDGERFAAWVGRASEEALS, encoded by the coding sequence ATGGCCGCCACCCCGCAGAAGCCCGCCGCCGCGACTCCCCGCCGCAAGGTGAGCCGTCACCGCGGAGAGGGGCAGTGGGCCGTGGGGCACTTCACCCCCCTCAACGGCAACGAGCAGTTCAAGAAGGACGACGACGGTCTCAACGTGCGGACACGTATTGAGACGATCTACTCCAAGCGCGGGTTCGACTCGATCGACCCGAGCGATCTGCGCGGCCGGATGCGGTGGTGGGGCCTCTACACCCAGCGCAAGCCCGGGATCGACGGCGGCAAGACCGCGGTCCTGGAGCCGGAGGAGCTGGACGACGAGTACTTCATGCTGCGGGTGCGCATCGACGGCGGCGCGCTGACCACCCGGCAGCTGCGGGTGATCGGCGAGATCTCGCAGGAGTTCGCGCGCGGAACCGCCGACATCACCGACCGGCAGAACGTCCAGTACCACTGGATCCGCATCGAGGACGTGCCCGAGATCTGGGACCGCCTCGAGGGCGTCGGCCTGTCCACCGTCACCGCCTGCGGCGACACCCCCCGCGTGATGATCGGCTCCCCCGTCGCCGGCATCGCCGAGGACGAGATCATCGACGGCACCCCGGCGCTGGAGGAGATGAAGCGCCGCGTGCTGAACAACAAGGCGTACTCGAACCTCCCCCGCAAGTTCAAGACGGCCATCTCCGGTTCGCCGGCGCTGGACGTGGTGCACGAGATCAACGACGTCGCGTTCGTCGGCGTCCGCCACCCCGAGCACGGGCCGGGCTTCGACCTGTGGGTCGGCGGCGGCCTGTCCACCAACCCCAAGCTGGGCGTGCGGCTGGGCGCCTGGGTGCCGCTGGAGGACGTCCCGGACGTCTACGAGGGTGTCCTGTCGATCTTCCGCGACTACGGGTACCGCCGGCTGCGCAACCGGGCCCGGCTGAAGTTCCTGGTCGCCGACTGGGGCGCGGAGAAGTTCCGTCAGGTGCTGGAGGACGAGTACCTGGGGCGCAGGCTGACCGACGGTCCCGCGCCCGAGCAGCCGGTGCAGCAGTGGCGCGACCACATCGGTGTGCACCGCCAGAAGGACGGCCGCTTCTACGTCGGTTTCGCCCCGCGCGTCGGCCGCGTCGACGGCACCACGCTCACCAAGATCGCCGACCTCGCGGAGGCCCACGGCTCGGGCCGGGTGCGGACCACCGTCGAGCAGAAGATGATCGTCCTCGACGTCGAGGAGGACCGGGTCGACTCCCTCGTCGAGTCCCTGGAGGCGCTGGACCTCAGCGCCAGGCCCTCCCCCTTCCGGCGCGGCACGATGGCCTGCACCGGCATCGAGTTCTGCAAGCTCGCCATCGTCGAGACCAAGGCGCGCGGCGCCTCGCTGATCGACGAACTCGAGCGCCGCATCCCGGACTTCGACGAGCCGATCACCATCAACCTCAACGGCTGCCCGAACGCCTGCGCCCGCATCCAGGTGGCGGACATCGGTCTCAAGGGCCAGCTGGTCCTCGACGACGAGGGCCGGCAGGTCGAGGGCTACCAGGTGCACCTCGGCGGCGCGCTCGGCCTTCAGGCGGGCTTCGGCCGCAAGGTGCGCGGCCTGAAGGTCACCGCGGACGAACTGCCCGACTACGTCGAGCGGGTGCTGAAGCGCTTCCAGGCGGAGCGCGAGGACGGCGAGCGGTTCGCCGCCTGGGTCGGCCGGGCCTCCGAGGAGGCCCTGTCGTGA
- the cysD gene encoding sulfate adenylyltransferase subunit CysD yields MTTTVATVKEGDEGAAGAESPYALSHLDALESEAVHIFREVAGEFENPVILFSGGKDSIVMLHLALKAFTPAPVPFALLHVDTGHNFPEVLDYRDRAVARHGLRLHVASVQDYIDRGVLKERPDGTRNPLQTLPLTEKIQGERFDAVFGGGRRDEEKARAKERVFSLRDEFSQWDPRRQRPELWNLYNGRHAPGEHVRVFPLSNWTELDVWQYIAREGIELPEIYYAHEREVFRRGGMWLTAGEWGGPKDGEKVEKRLVRYRTVGDMSCTGAVESDADTIEKVIAEIAASRLTERGATRADDKLSEAAMEDRKREGYF; encoded by the coding sequence ATGACGACGACCGTCGCCACGGTCAAGGAAGGCGACGAGGGCGCGGCCGGTGCGGAGAGCCCGTACGCCCTCTCCCACCTGGACGCCCTCGAATCCGAGGCGGTGCACATCTTCCGCGAGGTGGCGGGCGAGTTCGAGAACCCGGTGATCCTGTTCTCCGGCGGCAAGGACTCCATCGTCATGCTGCACCTGGCGCTGAAGGCGTTCACGCCGGCGCCGGTGCCGTTCGCGCTGCTGCACGTGGACACCGGGCACAACTTCCCCGAGGTCCTGGACTACCGGGACCGCGCGGTCGCCCGGCACGGACTGCGCCTGCACGTCGCGTCCGTGCAGGACTACATCGACCGCGGGGTGCTCAAGGAGCGCCCGGACGGCACCCGCAACCCGCTGCAGACCCTGCCGCTCACCGAGAAGATCCAGGGCGAGCGGTTCGACGCCGTGTTCGGCGGCGGGCGCCGGGACGAGGAGAAGGCACGGGCGAAGGAGCGGGTGTTCTCGCTGCGTGACGAGTTCTCCCAGTGGGACCCGCGCCGTCAGCGTCCCGAGCTGTGGAACCTCTACAACGGCCGGCACGCCCCCGGTGAGCACGTGCGCGTGTTCCCGCTGTCCAACTGGACCGAGCTGGACGTGTGGCAGTACATCGCCCGGGAGGGCATCGAGCTGCCGGAGATCTACTACGCGCACGAGCGCGAGGTGTTCCGGCGCGGCGGCATGTGGCTGACCGCCGGCGAGTGGGGCGGCCCGAAGGACGGCGAGAAGGTCGAGAAGCGGCTGGTCCGCTACCGGACCGTGGGCGACATGTCCTGCACCGGTGCGGTGGAATCCGACGCCGACACCATCGAGAAGGTGATCGCCGAGATCGCCGCCTCCCGGCTCACCGAGCGCGGGGCCACCCGCGCCGACGACAAGCTCTCCGAGGCCGCGATGGAAGACCGCAAGCGCGAGGGGTACTTCTAG
- a CDS encoding DUF1697 domain-containing protein: MATTYAALLRGINVGGSRRVPMADLRALMEGLGHDGVRTHLQSGQAVFTSGHGDEESLAAELAAAIERHFGFGVDVIVRDHAYLAAIAGACPFPAAELEPGQLHVTYFSAPVGPERFAGIDRAAHLPEEFRLGDRALYLYAPNGLGRSALAEQLARPRVNRGVIATTRNWNTVLKLVELTRT; this comes from the coding sequence ATGGCGACGACGTACGCGGCGCTGCTGCGCGGGATCAACGTGGGCGGCAGCAGAAGAGTCCCGATGGCCGACCTGCGCGCCCTCATGGAGGGCCTCGGACACGACGGGGTGCGCACCCACCTCCAGAGCGGCCAGGCGGTGTTCACCTCCGGGCACGGCGACGAGGAGTCGCTGGCCGCCGAACTCGCGGCCGCGATCGAGAGGCACTTCGGCTTCGGCGTCGACGTGATCGTGCGCGACCACGCCTACCTGGCGGCGATCGCCGGAGCCTGCCCGTTCCCGGCCGCCGAGCTGGAGCCCGGGCAGCTCCACGTCACCTACTTCTCCGCGCCCGTCGGCCCCGAGCGCTTCGCCGGGATCGACCGGGCGGCCCACCTCCCCGAGGAGTTCCGCCTGGGCGACCGCGCGCTCTACCTGTACGCGCCGAACGGCCTGGGCCGCTCCGCGCTCGCCGAGCAGCTGGCCAGACCCCGCGTCAACCGGGGCGTGATCGCCACCACCCGCAACTGGAACACCGTCCTCAAACTCGTGGAGCTCACCCGTACCTGA
- a CDS encoding aliphatic sulfonate ABC transporter substrate-binding protein, whose translation MPATTALRRALAVMAVLPLLTLAACGYGSQAKDDGTAQVAAGAKKTDGLDAVRIGYFGNLTHGTALVGNKKGFFQKELGATRATYAVFNAGPSEIEALNSGSLDIGFIGPSPAVNGYTKSGGKNLRIIGGSASGGVKLVVNPDRVESLEDVEGKRIATPQLGNTQDVAFLNWAAEQGWKVDAQSGKGDVTVVRSDNKVTPDAFAAGSIDGAWVPEPTASKLVAQGGEVLLDEASLWPDEKFVITNIIVRQEFLAEHPEAVEAVLRASVETNEWINAHPDEAKAAANEQLRTDSGKALPAEVLDPAWESIRFTDDPLAATLDAQAEHAVKAGLLDEPDLTGIYDLTLLNEVLEAAGEPAVDDAGLGAE comes from the coding sequence GTGCCTGCCACCACCGCCCTGCGCCGCGCCCTCGCGGTCATGGCCGTGCTTCCGCTGCTCACCCTGGCCGCCTGCGGCTACGGCTCCCAGGCCAAGGACGACGGCACCGCCCAGGTCGCCGCCGGGGCGAAGAAGACCGACGGCCTCGACGCCGTCAGGATCGGCTACTTCGGCAACCTCACCCACGGCACCGCGCTGGTGGGCAACAAGAAGGGCTTCTTCCAGAAGGAGCTCGGCGCCACCAGGGCCACGTACGCGGTCTTCAACGCGGGACCGTCCGAGATCGAGGCGCTCAACTCCGGTTCCCTCGACATCGGTTTCATCGGGCCGTCCCCGGCCGTCAACGGCTACACCAAGTCGGGCGGCAAGAACCTGCGGATCATCGGCGGTTCGGCGTCCGGCGGCGTGAAGCTCGTGGTGAACCCGGACCGGGTGGAGTCCCTGGAGGACGTCGAGGGCAAGCGGATCGCGACCCCGCAGCTCGGCAACACCCAGGACGTCGCGTTCCTCAACTGGGCCGCCGAGCAGGGCTGGAAGGTCGACGCGCAGAGCGGCAAGGGCGACGTGACCGTCGTCCGCAGCGACAACAAGGTCACCCCGGACGCCTTCGCCGCCGGCTCGATCGACGGCGCCTGGGTGCCGGAGCCGACCGCTTCGAAGCTGGTCGCGCAGGGCGGCGAGGTGCTGCTGGACGAGGCGTCCCTGTGGCCGGACGAGAAGTTCGTGATCACGAACATCATCGTGCGCCAGGAGTTCCTGGCGGAGCACCCCGAGGCCGTCGAGGCGGTGCTGAGGGCGTCCGTCGAGACCAACGAGTGGATCAACGCCCACCCGGACGAGGCGAAGGCCGCCGCGAACGAGCAGCTGAGGACCGACTCCGGCAAGGCGCTGCCCGCCGAGGTGCTGGACCCGGCGTGGGAGTCGATCCGGTTCACCGACGACCCGCTGGCCGCCACCCTCGACGCCCAGGCGGAGCACGCCGTCAAGGCCGGGCTGCTGGACGAGCCCGACCTGACCGGCATCTACGACCTCACGCTGCTCAACGAGGTCCTCGAGGCCGCGGGCGAGCCCGCCGTCGACGACGCCGGACTCGGCGCCGAGTAG
- a CDS encoding GNAT family N-acetyltransferase, translating into MTTIAVTTWSLEQTAPTDLLPAAVPEGDVRVVRSEVPSPEFSRFLYASVGGDIRWTDRLGWTYAQWLEHLDRPGVETWVAYDRGTPAGYVELESQDDGVVEIVYFGLLPGFRGRRIGGHLLSYGTARAWDLAERWPGVKPTTRVWLHTCSKDGEHAMDNYRRRGFRLFDTKVEEEPDVATPGPWPGARPA; encoded by the coding sequence ATGACGACCATCGCCGTGACCACCTGGTCCCTGGAGCAGACCGCGCCCACCGATCTCCTTCCGGCCGCCGTGCCCGAGGGGGACGTGCGGGTCGTCCGCTCCGAGGTGCCCTCGCCCGAGTTCAGCCGTTTCCTGTACGCCTCGGTCGGCGGTGACATCCGCTGGACCGACCGGCTGGGCTGGACGTACGCGCAGTGGCTGGAGCACCTGGACCGGCCCGGCGTGGAGACCTGGGTGGCCTACGACCGCGGGACGCCCGCGGGGTACGTGGAGCTGGAGTCCCAGGACGACGGGGTCGTGGAGATCGTCTACTTCGGGCTGCTGCCCGGCTTCCGGGGCCGGCGCATCGGCGGGCACCTGCTGTCGTACGGGACCGCCCGCGCCTGGGACCTGGCGGAGCGCTGGCCGGGGGTGAAGCCGACCACCCGGGTGTGGCTGCACACGTGCAGCAAGGACGGCGAGCACGCCATGGACAACTACCGGCGCCGGGGCTTCAGGCTGTTCGACACCAAGGTGGAGGAGGAGCCGGACGTGGCCACGCCGGGCCCGTGGCCGGGGGCCCGCCCCGCCTGA
- the cysC gene encoding adenylyl-sulfate kinase: MTTGATVWLTGLPSAGKTTIAHELAGRLRERGRRVEVLDGDEIREFLSAGLGFSREDRHTNVQRIGFVAELLARNGVTALVPVIAPYADSRDAVRKRHEANGTPYVEVHVATPVEVCSVRDVKGLYAKQATGELTGLTGVDDPYEEPETPDLRIESQNQTVRESAASVYALLSERGLL, encoded by the coding sequence GTGACGACCGGAGCCACCGTCTGGCTCACGGGTCTGCCGAGCGCCGGCAAGACCACCATCGCCCACGAGCTGGCCGGCCGGCTGCGTGAGCGGGGCCGCCGCGTCGAGGTGCTCGACGGCGACGAGATCCGCGAGTTCCTCTCCGCGGGCCTCGGCTTCAGCCGCGAGGACCGGCACACCAACGTCCAGCGCATCGGCTTCGTCGCCGAACTCCTCGCCCGCAACGGCGTCACCGCGCTCGTCCCGGTGATCGCGCCGTACGCCGACAGCCGGGACGCGGTCCGCAAGCGGCACGAGGCGAACGGCACGCCGTACGTCGAGGTGCACGTGGCGACGCCGGTCGAGGTCTGCTCCGTGCGCGACGTGAAGGGTCTGTACGCCAAGCAGGCCACGGGCGAACTCACCGGGCTCACCGGGGTGGACGACCCCTACGAGGAGCCCGAGACGCCCGATCTGCGGATCGAGTCCCAGAACCAGACCGTGCGGGAGTCCGCGGCGTCGGTGTACGCCCTGCTCAGCGAGAGGGGACTCCTGTGA
- a CDS encoding GTP-binding protein: MSTTTTEELSATTLLRFATAGSVDDGKSTLVGRLLHDSKSVLADQLEAVERASASRGQEAPDLALLTDGLRAEREQGITIDVAYRYFATPRRRFILADTPGHVQYTRNMVTGASTAELTVILVDARNGVVEQTRRHAAIAALLRVPHVVLAVNKMDLVDYREPVFARIAEEFTAYATELGVPEVTAIPISALVGDNVVEPSAHMDWYGGPTVLEHLETVPVSHDLAHCHARLPVQYVIRPQSAEHPDYRGYAGQIAAGTFRVGDAVTVLPSGRTTTITGIDLLGRPVDVAWTPQSVTLLLADDIDISRGDLIVPSKDAPATTQDVEATVCHVADQPLTVGHRVLIKHGTRTVKAIVKDIPARLTLDDLSLHPHPGRLVANDIGRVKIRTAEPLPADSYSNSRRTGSFILIDPSDGTTLTAGMVGESFADPEPVKDEAEDDGWDF, translated from the coding sequence ATGAGCACCACCACGACCGAGGAGCTCTCGGCCACCACCCTGCTGCGGTTCGCCACCGCCGGTTCCGTCGACGACGGCAAGTCCACCCTGGTGGGCCGGCTGCTGCACGACTCCAAGTCGGTCCTCGCCGACCAGCTGGAGGCCGTGGAGCGGGCGTCGGCGAGCCGGGGTCAGGAGGCGCCCGACCTCGCGCTGCTCACCGACGGCCTGCGGGCCGAGCGGGAGCAGGGCATCACCATCGACGTCGCCTACCGCTACTTCGCCACCCCGCGGCGCCGGTTCATCCTCGCCGACACCCCCGGCCACGTGCAGTACACGCGGAACATGGTCACCGGCGCCTCGACGGCCGAGCTGACCGTGATCCTGGTCGACGCCCGCAACGGCGTGGTCGAGCAGACCCGCCGGCACGCCGCGATAGCCGCCCTGCTGCGCGTCCCGCACGTCGTCCTCGCCGTCAACAAGATGGACCTGGTCGACTACCGGGAGCCGGTGTTCGCGAGGATCGCCGAGGAGTTCACGGCGTACGCGACCGAGCTGGGCGTCCCCGAGGTCACCGCGATCCCGATCTCCGCGCTGGTCGGCGACAACGTGGTGGAGCCGTCCGCGCACATGGACTGGTACGGCGGCCCGACCGTGCTGGAGCACCTGGAGACCGTCCCGGTCAGCCACGACCTGGCGCACTGCCACGCCCGGCTGCCCGTGCAGTACGTGATCCGCCCGCAGAGCGCCGAGCACCCGGACTACCGGGGCTACGCCGGCCAGATCGCCGCGGGCACGTTCCGGGTGGGCGACGCGGTGACCGTGCTGCCGTCCGGCCGGACGACGACGATCACCGGGATCGACCTGCTGGGCAGGCCCGTCGACGTCGCCTGGACCCCGCAGTCGGTGACGCTGCTGCTGGCCGACGACATCGACATCTCCCGCGGCGACCTGATCGTCCCGAGCAAGGACGCGCCGGCCACCACGCAGGACGTCGAGGCCACCGTGTGCCACGTCGCCGACCAGCCGCTGACCGTCGGCCACCGGGTGCTGATCAAGCACGGCACCCGCACGGTCAAGGCGATCGTCAAGGACATCCCGGCCCGGCTCACGCTCGACGACCTGTCCCTGCACCCGCACCCGGGACGGCTCGTCGCCAACGACATCGGCCGGGTGAAGATCCGCACCGCCGAGCCGCTGCCGGCCGACTCCTACTCGAACTCGCGGCGCACCGGCTCGTTCATCCTCATCGACCCCAGTGACGGCACCACCCTCACCGCGGGCATGGTCGGCGAGTCCTTCGCCGACCCGGAGCCCGTCAAGGACGAGGCCGAGGACGACGGGTGGGACTTCTGA
- a CDS encoding sirohydrochlorin chelatase, with amino-acid sequence MHRPVRPVLVVVAHGSRDPRHAATVHALVRRVRSLRPGLRVETGFLDFNLPSVERVLDSLDAEGVRDVVALPLLLTRAFHAKADIPAVLAQAPPRLRIRQAEVLGPSPLLLSALERRLYEAGLTPADKSSTGVVLASAGSTDPEAIAVIAEIAREWRHTGWCAVRPAFASASLPRTEQAVSELRALGCARVAVAPYVLAPGFLPDRIARGAARADVLADVLGPAPEVARVLLERYDEARVPVPAAVGA; translated from the coding sequence ATGCACCGTCCGGTCCGCCCCGTCCTGGTGGTCGTCGCCCACGGCAGCCGCGACCCGCGGCACGCCGCGACCGTGCACGCCCTGGTGCGGCGGGTGCGGTCGCTGCGGCCGGGGCTGCGCGTGGAGACCGGTTTCCTGGACTTCAACCTCCCCTCGGTGGAGCGGGTGCTGGATTCCCTGGACGCGGAGGGCGTCCGTGACGTGGTCGCCCTCCCGCTGCTGCTGACCCGCGCCTTCCACGCCAAGGCGGACATCCCGGCGGTCCTCGCCCAGGCGCCGCCGCGGCTGCGGATCCGCCAGGCCGAGGTGCTGGGCCCTTCGCCGCTGCTCCTCTCGGCGCTGGAGCGGCGCCTGTACGAGGCGGGCCTGACGCCCGCCGACAAGTCCTCGACCGGGGTCGTGCTGGCCTCGGCGGGATCCACCGACCCGGAGGCGATCGCAGTGATCGCAGAAATCGCGCGGGAGTGGCGGCACACCGGTTGGTGCGCCGTGCGGCCTGCGTTCGCCTCCGCATCCCTGCCCCGCACCGAGCAGGCGGTGAGCGAACTGCGCGCCCTCGGCTGCGCGCGCGTCGCCGTCGCCCCGTACGTCCTGGCCCCCGGTTTCCTGCCGGACCGCATCGCGCGGGGCGCGGCCCGGGCGGACGTCCTGGCGGACGTCCTGGGCCCGGCGCCGGAGGTGGCGCGGGTGCTGCTGGAGCGGTACGACGAGGCACGGGTGCCCGTGCCGGCGGCGGTCGGGGCCTGA
- a CDS encoding ABC transporter permease, which yields MASTETTAKDKDGGDLAGLEAGLDALETVQTGRKPFRQTFVEKILPPVIAVTLVLAVWQALVSFGIVDDPTRLPSPGAVWEVVRQAWLQGELLGYIWTSVSRGLLGFFFALLIGTPLGLLVARVKFVRAAIGPILSGLQSLPSVAWVPPAVIWLGLNNQMMYAVILLGAVPSIANGLVSGVDQVPPLFLRAGRTLGATGLKGTWHIVLPAALPGYVAGLKQGWAFSWRSLMAAEIIASFPDLGVGLGQLLENGRNASDMAMVFEAILLILTVGIAIDLLIFSPLERWVLRSRGLLVKG from the coding sequence ATGGCCAGCACTGAGACCACCGCGAAGGACAAGGACGGGGGCGACCTCGCCGGACTGGAGGCGGGACTCGACGCCCTGGAGACGGTGCAGACCGGCCGCAAACCGTTCCGGCAGACCTTCGTGGAGAAGATCCTGCCGCCGGTCATCGCCGTCACCCTGGTGCTGGCGGTGTGGCAGGCCCTGGTCTCGTTCGGGATCGTCGACGACCCGACCAGGCTGCCCTCGCCGGGCGCCGTGTGGGAGGTCGTCCGGCAGGCGTGGCTCCAGGGGGAGCTGCTCGGCTACATCTGGACCAGCGTCTCGCGCGGTCTGCTCGGCTTCTTCTTCGCGCTGCTGATCGGCACCCCGCTCGGGCTGCTGGTGGCGCGGGTGAAGTTCGTGCGGGCGGCGATCGGCCCGATCCTGTCCGGTCTGCAGTCGCTGCCGTCGGTGGCCTGGGTGCCGCCGGCCGTGATCTGGCTGGGACTGAACAACCAGATGATGTACGCCGTCATCCTGCTCGGCGCGGTCCCCTCGATCGCCAACGGCCTGGTCTCCGGCGTCGACCAGGTGCCCCCGCTGTTCCTGCGGGCCGGCCGCACCCTGGGTGCGACGGGGCTGAAGGGCACCTGGCACATCGTCCTGCCGGCCGCGCTGCCCGGCTACGTGGCGGGCCTGAAGCAGGGCTGGGCGTTCTCCTGGCGTTCCCTGATGGCCGCGGAGATCATCGCGTCCTTCCCGGACCTCGGCGTGGGCCTCGGCCAGCTGCTGGAGAACGGCCGCAACGCCAGCGACATGGCCATGGTCTTCGAGGCCATCCTGCTGATCCTGACCGTCGGTATCGCCATCGACCTGCTGATCTTCAGCCCGCTGGAGCGGTGGGTGCTGCGCAGCCGCGGTCTGCTGGTGAAGGGCTGA
- a CDS encoding ABC transporter ATP-binding protein, with product MATTLAKAADDTGAATHAARIEHVSKSFAGPAGRQLVLDDISLDVAPGEFVTLLGASGCGKSTLLNLVAGLDRPTAGTISTDGRPALMFQEHALFPWLTAGKNIELALKLRGVPKNERRGRAEELLELVRLKGSHGKRVHELSGGMRQRVALARAIAQESRLLLMDEPFAALDAITRDVLHDELTRIWNETRLSVLFVTHNVREAVRLAQRVVLLSSRPGRIAREWTVGIPHPRRIEDTAVAELSVEITEELRGEIRRHGQH from the coding sequence ATGGCCACGACCCTCGCCAAGGCCGCCGACGACACCGGGGCGGCCACGCACGCCGCCCGGATCGAGCACGTCTCGAAGTCGTTCGCCGGCCCCGCCGGGCGACAGCTCGTGCTGGACGACATCAGCCTCGATGTCGCGCCCGGCGAGTTCGTCACCCTTCTGGGTGCCTCGGGCTGCGGCAAGTCGACGCTGCTGAACCTGGTCGCGGGCCTCGACCGCCCCACGGCCGGCACGATCAGCACGGACGGCCGTCCGGCGCTGATGTTCCAGGAGCACGCGCTGTTCCCGTGGCTGACCGCGGGCAAGAACATCGAGCTCGCCCTGAAGCTCAGGGGCGTGCCGAAGAACGAGCGCCGCGGCCGCGCCGAGGAGCTGCTCGAACTCGTCCGGCTGAAGGGCTCGCACGGCAAGCGGGTGCACGAGCTGTCCGGCGGTATGCGGCAGCGGGTGGCGCTGGCCCGGGCGATCGCCCAGGAGAGCAGGCTCCTGCTGATGGACGAGCCGTTCGCGGCGCTGGACGCCATCACGCGGGACGTGCTGCACGACGAGCTGACCCGCATCTGGAACGAGACGCGGCTGTCCGTCCTGTTCGTCACGCACAACGTGCGCGAGGCCGTCCGGCTCGCCCAGCGGGTGGTGCTGCTGTCCTCCCGTCCGGGCCGGATCGCCCGCGAGTGGACGGTCGGCATCCCGCACCCGCGCCGCATCGAGGACACCGCCGTGGCGGAACTGTCCGTCGAGATCACCGAAGAACTCCGTGGGGAGATCCGCCGTCATGGCCAGCACTGA
- a CDS encoding putative leader peptide: MPGTGIALVSRRHVDLGRMSSAICPAR; encoded by the coding sequence ATGCCTGGAACTGGAATCGCCTTGGTGAGTCGGCGGCACGTCGACCTCGGCCGCATGTCCAGCGCCATCTGTCCGGCGCGCTGA
- a CDS encoding phosphoadenylyl-sulfate reductase, with product MTAVQEERTTEDLKALAERAGRDLEDASALEILQWAARTFGKRFCVTSSMEDAVVAHLASRALPGVDVVFLDTGYHFPETIGTRDAVEAVMDVNVITLTPRQTVAEQDAQYGPKLHDRDPDLCCALRKVRPLEEGLQGYVAWATGLRRDESPTRANTPVVGWDEKRRKVKISPIARWTQDDVDAYVAEHGVLTNPLLTDGYASVGCAPCTRRVLEGEDARAGRWAGRAKTECGLHG from the coding sequence ATGACGGCTGTTCAGGAAGAGCGCACCACCGAGGACCTGAAGGCGCTGGCCGAGCGGGCCGGCCGCGACCTGGAGGACGCCTCCGCGCTGGAGATCCTCCAGTGGGCCGCGCGGACCTTCGGCAAGCGCTTCTGCGTGACCTCCTCGATGGAGGACGCGGTGGTCGCCCACCTCGCCTCGCGCGCCCTGCCCGGCGTCGACGTGGTGTTCCTCGACACCGGCTACCACTTCCCGGAGACCATCGGCACCCGGGACGCGGTGGAGGCCGTGATGGACGTCAACGTCATCACCCTGACCCCGCGCCAGACGGTCGCCGAGCAGGACGCCCAGTACGGCCCGAAGCTGCACGACCGCGACCCGGACCTGTGCTGCGCCCTGCGCAAGGTCAGGCCGCTGGAGGAGGGCCTGCAGGGCTATGTGGCCTGGGCGACCGGCCTGCGCCGCGACGAGTCCCCGACCCGGGCGAACACCCCGGTCGTCGGCTGGGACGAGAAGCGGCGGAAGGTGAAGATCTCCCCGATCGCCCGCTGGACCCAGGACGACGTGGACGCCTACGTCGCCGAGCACGGCGTGCTGACCAACCCGCTGCTGACGGACGGCTACGCCTCCGTCGGCTGCGCCCCCTGCACCCGCCGTGTGCTGGAGGGCGAGGACGCCCGCGCCGGCCGCTGGGCGGGCCGCGCCAAGACCGAGTGCGGGCTGCACGGATGA